The sequence AACTGTCAGTGAAACCCATAGCTTTGTCCCCTTGTGGCAACCACCCTTTATCAGCAAGCTAGCTGCCGAAGATCGCTGTCATCTCAACGGCTTAGCGCTACGGGATGGGCAACCGCGCTATGTGACGAGCGTGAGCCGCAGTGATGTGGCTGATGGCTGGCGCGACCATCGCAGCGATGGTGGTTGCGTCATAGACATAGAGAGCAATGAAATCATCGCCACAGGGCTATCGATGCCCCATTCACCCCGGTGGTATGGCGATCGCCTCTGGCTATTGAACTCTGGGACAGGCGAGTTTGGGTATATCGATACCGCAACCGGCCAGTTTGAAGCGGTGACCTTTTGTCCCGGTTACCTGCGCGGCCTCGCATTTGCCGGAGACTTTGCCCTGGTTGGGCTATCAGAACCCCGCCATAACAAGAGTTTTCAAGGCTTGGCGTTAGATGCTGCCCTGGTGCAGAAGGCAGCGGAGCCAAGGTGTGGCATCGGCGTGATTGATCTACGCAGTGGAGATCTGGTGCATACATTGCGCATTGAAGGAACGGTTTCAGAACTGTATGACGTTGTGACTATCCCTAACGTGCAGCGCCCTATGGCGATCGGCATTCGCTCCGATGAAATCCGCCATGTGATTTCGATGGGTGATGGATAACGGGCACCGCTAGAGGGTGCCCGTTAGGAACAACCGTGAAAACCAATTAATGTTTAGGAAAAAGAAAAAAGATGACATTTGATCCCGTTTTGAACTTGGCTGCCCTCAATGGCAGCAATGGCTTTCGCATCGATGGGGTAGCCGAATTTGACAATTCCGGTTTTTCGGTGAGCAGTGCCGGGGATATTAATGGGGATGGTATTGATGACCTGATCATTGGGGCAACCAGTGCCAACTCTAACGGCCTTGATTCAGGCTCCAGCTATGTGGTATTTGGTAGTGTGGGTGGGTTTAATAGCACCCTCAATCTCTCCAGCCTCGATGGCAGCAATGGCTTTAGCATCTATGGGGTAACCGACTTTAACTATTTCGGTCGGTCGGTGAGTGGTGGTGGGGATATCAATGGCGATGGCTTTGATGACTTGATCATTGGGGCATTTGTTGCCGACCCCAACGGCAACACTGATTCAGGCTCTAGCTATGTGGTGTTTGGAAGTGGAGGTGGGTTTAGTAGCATTCTCAACCTCTCTAGCCTCGATGGCAGTAATGGCTTTCGTATCGATGGGGTAGCTGCA is a genomic window of Candidatus Obscuribacterales bacterium containing:
- a CDS encoding TIGR03032 family protein; amino-acid sequence: TVSETHSFVPLWQPPFISKLAAEDRCHLNGLALRDGQPRYVTSVSRSDVADGWRDHRSDGGCVIDIESNEIIATGLSMPHSPRWYGDRLWLLNSGTGEFGYIDTATGQFEAVTFCPGYLRGLAFAGDFALVGLSEPRHNKSFQGLALDAALVQKAAEPRCGIGVIDLRSGDLVHTLRIEGTVSELYDVVTIPNVQRPMAIGIRSDEIRHVISMGDG
- a CDS encoding integrin alpha — protein: MTFDPVLNLAALNGSNGFRIDGVAEFDNSGFSVSSAGDINGDGIDDLIIGATSANSNGLDSGSSYVVFGSVGGFNSTLNLSSLDGSNGFSIYGVTDFNYFGRSVSGGGDINGDGFDDLIIGAFVADPNGNTDSGSSYVVFGSGGGFSSILNLSSLDGSNGFRIDGVAAFDYSGRSVSSAGDVNGDGFDDLIIGSYRADPNGTNSGSSYVVFGSDAGFSSTLNLSALTGSNGFRIDGVAADDRSGFSVSSAGDINGDGFDDLIIGSYRADPNS